In Natronomonas halophila, one DNA window encodes the following:
- a CDS encoding thiamine ABC transporter substrate-binding protein, with protein sequence MKRRTFIAGVGAGVTATAGCLGYQQEPGDGVVTVATYDSFVDGEEPVGPWLKERFEAQRDDDVTIEFQVPEAGVNQYIQRAKQDAPIEADLYVGLNVDELIRIDDELDSALFDSLSGQLERSDRVLDELRFDPDGRAVPYDTGYISLVYDEEEVEPETFEDLTAERNRGDLIVQNAQQSDPGRAFLLWTIHEFGADGYLDYWQDLQDNDVRVLGSWDDAYNAYLEEEAPMVVSYSTDQVYYGDTPRHQVGFLNDQGYANPEGMARFADADDPDATVDLMEFMLTPEAQGEIAQRNVQFPAVDDAELDEEFSQFAHVPPEPVTFSYDELAGNLDGWVEDWARQVAQ encoded by the coding sequence ATGAAGCGACGGACGTTCATCGCCGGCGTCGGTGCTGGCGTTACGGCGACGGCTGGCTGTCTCGGCTATCAACAGGAACCCGGCGACGGCGTCGTGACCGTCGCGACCTACGACTCCTTCGTCGACGGCGAGGAACCCGTCGGCCCGTGGCTGAAAGAGCGGTTCGAAGCCCAACGCGACGACGACGTCACCATCGAGTTTCAGGTGCCCGAAGCGGGCGTCAACCAGTACATCCAGCGCGCCAAGCAGGACGCGCCAATCGAGGCGGACCTCTATGTCGGCCTCAACGTCGACGAACTCATCCGCATCGACGACGAACTCGATTCGGCGCTTTTCGACAGCCTCTCGGGGCAACTCGAACGGAGCGACCGGGTTCTCGACGAACTCCGCTTCGACCCCGACGGCCGGGCGGTCCCCTACGACACCGGCTACATCAGCCTCGTCTACGACGAAGAGGAGGTCGAACCCGAGACGTTCGAGGACCTGACCGCCGAGCGGAACCGCGGTGACCTCATCGTCCAGAACGCCCAGCAGTCGGACCCCGGCCGGGCGTTCCTGCTGTGGACCATCCACGAGTTCGGCGCGGACGGCTACCTCGACTACTGGCAGGACCTGCAGGACAACGACGTGCGCGTCCTCGGGTCGTGGGACGACGCCTACAACGCCTACCTCGAAGAGGAGGCGCCGATGGTCGTCTCCTACTCGACCGACCAGGTCTACTACGGCGACACCCCGCGCCACCAGGTCGGCTTCCTCAACGACCAGGGCTATGCCAACCCCGAGGGGATGGCCCGCTTCGCGGACGCCGACGACCCCGACGCGACCGTCGACCTCATGGAGTTCATGCTGACGCCCGAGGCGCAGGGCGAAATCGCCCAGCGGAACGTCCAGTTCCCGGCGGTCGACGACGCCGAACTCGACGAGGAGTTCTCCCAGTTCGCCCACGTCCCGCCCGAGCCGGTTACCTTCTCGTACGACGAACTGGCCGGCAACCTCGACGGCTGGGTCGAGGACTGGGCCCGACAGGTCGCCCAATAA
- a CDS encoding ABC transporter permease, with protein MAGRRGRPERPFLVAGAVTAALLVVLLYYPVASVLVEAIFEDGQPTLSPLLDVLADPFYWDLFGFTAYQATLSTLLSLALGLPGAYVLARYGFPGRRTVQSLTLVPFVLPSIMVAVGFAAMFGTNGPLNQALAGLGLPKLELMFTLKIIVLAHAFYNAPLVARIVAAAWQSVDARTVETARSLGASPRRAFRDVVVPQLAPAVLTSALLVFIFTFMSFPIVLALGGLELATVEVWLYDRIRTLRLQEAAALAVLEAIITLGLTYAYLHYETAQAASGGVAPRPPARKRLFAKLDAKRLAIAGYAVVIAVVFVGPIVSMLLASVTDLDGSLSLRYYEFLLARRDVVVGTQPDVAIRNSLVFAVGAVALAVPMGVVVSLATARDTLTARVVGTLAMLPFAVSGIVVGFGLLQTVVFGVEVAGLRIQVTGAVAIVAAHAVGAYPFVVRTVAPALSSMDDSLVESSRALGASRTRALLDIELPLVAPAVAAGAAFAFAISIGEFNATIVLVEGGGSYTMPVAVERYLAERTLGPATAMGSVLLLVTGVSFVVIERVGGYGGFER; from the coding sequence ATGGCCGGCCGACGAGGACGCCCCGAACGACCGTTTCTCGTTGCCGGAGCAGTCACGGCCGCGCTGCTGGTCGTCCTGCTGTATTACCCCGTCGCCAGCGTCCTCGTGGAGGCCATTTTCGAGGACGGACAACCGACGCTTTCTCCGCTGCTCGACGTCCTCGCCGACCCCTTTTACTGGGACCTGTTCGGCTTTACCGCCTATCAGGCGACCCTCTCGACGCTTTTGAGCCTCGCGCTCGGCCTCCCGGGCGCCTACGTCCTCGCGCGCTACGGGTTCCCCGGCCGCCGCACCGTCCAGTCGCTGACGCTCGTCCCCTTCGTCCTGCCGTCCATCATGGTCGCGGTCGGCTTCGCCGCCATGTTCGGGACGAACGGCCCGCTGAATCAGGCGCTGGCGGGGCTCGGCTTGCCGAAACTCGAATTGATGTTCACGCTGAAAATCATCGTGCTCGCCCACGCCTTCTACAACGCGCCGCTGGTCGCCCGTATCGTCGCCGCGGCGTGGCAGAGCGTCGACGCCCGCACCGTCGAGACCGCCCGCAGTCTCGGCGCCTCGCCGCGGCGGGCGTTCCGTGACGTGGTCGTCCCGCAACTCGCGCCCGCCGTGCTGACCAGCGCCCTGCTCGTGTTCATCTTCACGTTCATGTCCTTCCCCATCGTGCTGGCGCTGGGGGGCCTCGAACTCGCGACCGTCGAGGTGTGGCTCTACGACCGGATTCGGACGCTCCGACTGCAGGAGGCCGCGGCGCTCGCAGTGCTGGAAGCCATCATCACGCTCGGCCTGACCTACGCCTATCTCCACTACGAGACGGCACAGGCCGCAAGTGGTGGCGTCGCGCCGCGCCCTCCGGCCCGAAAGCGCCTGTTCGCGAAACTCGACGCCAAGCGCCTCGCAATCGCCGGGTATGCCGTCGTCATCGCCGTCGTCTTCGTCGGCCCCATCGTCTCGATGCTGCTCGCGAGCGTCACCGACCTCGACGGGTCGCTTTCCCTTCGCTACTACGAGTTCCTGCTGGCCCGCCGGGACGTGGTCGTGGGCACCCAACCGGACGTGGCCATTCGCAACTCCCTCGTCTTCGCTGTCGGCGCAGTCGCCCTCGCGGTACCGATGGGCGTCGTCGTCTCGCTGGCGACCGCACGGGATACGCTGACCGCGCGCGTGGTCGGGACGCTCGCGATGTTGCCCTTCGCCGTCTCGGGTATCGTCGTCGGTTTCGGTCTGCTGCAGACGGTCGTCTTCGGCGTCGAGGTGGCGGGCCTCCGGATTCAGGTGACCGGCGCCGTCGCCATCGTCGCCGCCCACGCCGTCGGTGCCTACCCCTTCGTCGTCCGCACTGTCGCGCCGGCGCTGTCGTCGATGGACGATTCGTTGGTCGAATCCTCCCGCGCGCTCGGGGCCTCGCGCACCCGCGCGCTACTCGATATCGAGTTGCCGCTGGTCGCGCCCGCCGTCGCCGCCGGCGCGGCCTTCGCCTTCGCCATCAGCATCGGCGAGTTTAACGCCACCATCGTCCTCGTGGAGGGCGGCGGGTCCTACACCATGCCCGTCGCCGTCGAGCGCTATCTCGCCGAGCGGACGCTCGGACCCGCAACCGCGATGGGGTCGGTGCTCCTCCTCGTGACGGGCGTCAGTTTCGTGGTCATCGAACGCGTCGGCGGATACGGAGGCTTCGAGCGATGA
- a CDS encoding ABC transporter ATP-binding protein gives MEVTLDGVAKRYGETTALEDVSLAIEDGEFFTLVGPSGCGKTTTLRLLAGFEEPTEGTVRFDGEDVAGRPPEARDIGIVFQNYALFPHMSVAENVGYGLRFSEPPGGVSTEERITQLLDLVGLEGFDDRDPTELSGGQQQRVALARALAPGPEVLLLDEPMSALDARLRERLRRDVRDIQQELGVTTVYVTHDQAEAMAVSDRVAVMHDGRVEQVGDPRDLYRRPRTRFVAEFLGENNVFDAQVVTTNRARERTASETEGCTVRVGDADFELSRVEPPSDGRLTFCVRPAAFEKGTGRNRLTGEVVDSEFLGETTRVWLEWEGRRVVAALDDPPESGSLTVGFDPDDAWVLDD, from the coding sequence ATGGAGGTAACGCTGGACGGCGTCGCCAAGCGCTACGGCGAAACGACGGCCCTGGAAGACGTGTCGCTGGCCATCGAGGACGGCGAGTTCTTCACATTGGTGGGGCCGTCGGGCTGCGGGAAGACGACGACGCTCCGTCTGCTGGCCGGCTTCGAGGAACCGACCGAAGGCACGGTTCGCTTCGACGGTGAGGACGTTGCCGGCCGGCCGCCGGAGGCCCGCGATATCGGCATCGTGTTCCAGAACTACGCGCTGTTCCCGCACATGAGCGTCGCCGAGAACGTCGGCTACGGCCTGCGCTTTTCGGAGCCGCCGGGCGGCGTTTCGACCGAGGAGCGCATCACCCAACTGCTCGACCTCGTGGGACTGGAAGGCTTCGACGACCGCGACCCGACGGAACTCTCCGGGGGCCAACAGCAGCGCGTCGCCCTCGCGCGGGCGCTGGCGCCCGGCCCCGAGGTGCTCCTGTTGGACGAACCGATGAGCGCGCTGGACGCCCGCCTCCGGGAGCGCCTTCGGCGCGACGTTCGGGACATCCAGCAGGAACTCGGCGTCACCACCGTCTACGTCACCCACGACCAGGCCGAGGCGATGGCCGTCTCCGACCGCGTGGCCGTGATGCACGACGGCCGGGTCGAACAGGTCGGCGACCCCCGTGACCTCTACCGTCGCCCCCGGACCCGGTTCGTCGCGGAGTTCCTCGGTGAGAACAACGTCTTCGACGCGCAGGTCGTTACCACGAACCGTGCCAGGGAACGAACTGCAAGTGAAACGGAGGGGTGCACGGTTCGCGTCGGGGATGCGGATTTCGAACTCTCTCGGGTGGAACCGCCGTCCGACGGGCGTCTGACGTTCTGTGTCCGGCCCGCCGCCTTCGAAAAAGGAACTGGACGGAATCGCCTCACCGGCGAGGTCGTCGACAGCGAGTTCCTCGGGGAGACGACCCGAGTGTGGCTGGAGTGGGAGGGTCGGCGCGTGGTCGCCGCGCTCGACGACCCGCCCGAGTCGGGGTCGCTGACGGTTGGCTTCGACCCCGATGACGCGTGGGTGCTGGACGACTAA
- a CDS encoding DUF7535 family protein has product MSEGTASTGGLALRNRVSRDGETSNLWLAVGAGLLLLLVPLLPFLLVVWMISRTLKGIRKDVSWE; this is encoded by the coding sequence ATGTCCGAGGGTACCGCTTCGACCGGGGGACTCGCGCTCCGAAATCGGGTTTCACGCGACGGGGAAACGAGCAATCTCTGGCTCGCTGTCGGCGCCGGCCTGCTGTTGTTGCTCGTCCCACTGCTCCCGTTCCTGCTCGTCGTCTGGATGATTTCGCGCACCCTGAAGGGTATTCGGAAGGACGTCTCCTGGGAGTAA